The following coding sequences lie in one Xanthomonas hortorum pv. pelargonii genomic window:
- a CDS encoding superoxide dismutase, with product MAYTLPQLPYAYDALEPNIDAQTMEIHHTKHHQAYINNVNAALEGTEYADLPVEELVSKLKSLPENLQGPVRNNGGGHANHSLFWTVLSPNGGGEPKGEVAKAIDKDIGGFEKFKEAFTKAAASRFGSGWAFLSVTPDKKLVVESTANQDSPLFEGNTPILCLDVWEHAYYLKYQNRRPEYIGAFYNAVNWEEVERRYHAAIA from the coding sequence ATGGCTTACACCCTTCCGCAGTTGCCCTACGCCTACGACGCGCTGGAACCGAATATCGATGCGCAGACGATGGAGATCCATCACACCAAGCATCACCAGGCCTACATCAACAACGTCAATGCGGCGCTGGAAGGGACGGAGTATGCGGACCTGCCGGTCGAAGAGTTGGTGTCCAAGCTGAAGAGCCTGCCGGAGAACCTGCAGGGCCCGGTGCGCAACAACGGTGGTGGCCACGCCAACCATTCGCTGTTCTGGACCGTGCTGTCGCCCAACGGCGGCGGCGAGCCCAAGGGCGAGGTCGCCAAGGCGATCGACAAGGACATCGGTGGTTTCGAGAAGTTCAAGGAAGCCTTCACCAAGGCCGCCGCTAGCCGCTTCGGCTCGGGCTGGGCGTTTTTGAGCGTGACCCCGGACAAGAAGCTGGTGGTCGAAAGCACCGCTAACCAGGACAGCCCGCTGTTCGAAGGCAACACCCCGATCCTGTGCCTGGACGTGTGGGAACACGCGTACTACCTGAAGTATCAGAACCGTCGCCCGGAATACATCGGCGCGTTCTATAACGCAGTGAACTGGGAAGAAGTCGAGCGCCGCTACCACGCTGCGATCGCCTGA
- a CDS encoding barstar family protein, with the protein MSAGDFALDLSDPQQSGVYQADTDDLDTMAALARDAGLHILRVDLASCNDKHMLLMRLATQLDFPASFGRNWDALSDALRDLAWLPASHGYALLINGADALARTAPNDRNTLLDILDEAATTWAARGLTFAAFVAPASACD; encoded by the coding sequence ATGAGCGCAGGCGACTTCGCACTGGACCTGTCCGATCCGCAACAATCAGGCGTTTATCAAGCCGACACCGACGATCTGGACACCATGGCCGCGCTCGCCCGCGACGCCGGCCTGCACATCCTGCGTGTGGATCTGGCCAGTTGTAACGACAAGCACATGTTGCTGATGCGCCTGGCCACCCAACTGGATTTCCCGGCCAGCTTCGGTCGCAACTGGGACGCGCTCTCCGATGCCTTGCGCGACCTGGCCTGGCTGCCCGCATCACATGGCTATGCGCTGTTGATCAACGGCGCAGACGCACTGGCGCGCACTGCACCAAACGATCGCAACACCTTGCTGGATATTCTCGACGAAGCCGCAACCACCTGGGCCGCTCGCGGGCTCACATTTGCAGCGTTTGTGGCGCCTGCGAGTGCTTGCGACTGA
- a CDS encoding ATP-binding cassette domain-containing protein, translating into MPLITLQSVDYSVGGPLLLEKTDLTIEPGERIALIGRNGAGKSTLMKLIAGELKPDDGEVRVQQGVRIARLEQEVPQGTGGSVFEVVADGLGELGHWLAEFHQLSHAEVFDGDAFGKVQAKIDAADGWALDQRVTETLTKLELDGDAEFARLSGGMKRRVLLARSLVSSPDVLLLDEPTNHLDIEAIDWLESFLKNWNGSVLFVTHDRRFLRALATRIVEIDRGQVTSWPGDWANYERRREERLNAQAQENARFDKMLAQEEIWIRQGIKARRTRDEGRVRRLESMRNERGQRRDLSGNVRMEVSQGESSGKKVIETKEVGFAFGARTMVKDFSTIIQRGDRIGLIGPNGSGKTTLLKLLLGDLQAQQGEIRIGTNLQIAYFDQYRSTLREDWSAIENVAEGRDFIEINGKRKHVHAYLQDFLFTPERARAPITRLSGGERNRLLLARLFAQPSNLLVMDEPTNDLDVETLELLEELLGEYTGTLLLVSHDRDFLDNVVTSTLVMEGEGLVGDYVGGYSDSLRQRRTPAPNAMAVAKASATAAATTPAAPAVAPAEAAPKRKLSYKDARELEQLPALIDSLEQQVAALTNAMNDPAFYQRDSAAMAAHTAALGDAQAQLDAAFARWSELDS; encoded by the coding sequence ATGCCTTTAATCACTCTGCAAAGCGTCGACTACAGCGTCGGCGGCCCCTTGTTGCTGGAAAAAACCGACCTCACGATCGAGCCGGGCGAGCGTATCGCCCTGATCGGCCGCAACGGCGCCGGCAAATCGACCTTGATGAAATTGATCGCCGGCGAGCTCAAGCCCGACGACGGCGAAGTGCGCGTGCAACAGGGCGTGCGTATCGCGCGGCTGGAGCAGGAGGTGCCGCAGGGCACCGGCGGCAGCGTGTTCGAGGTGGTGGCCGATGGCCTGGGCGAGCTTGGCCATTGGTTGGCCGAATTCCATCAGCTCAGCCATGCCGAGGTGTTCGATGGCGATGCGTTCGGCAAGGTGCAGGCCAAGATCGACGCGGCCGACGGTTGGGCGCTGGATCAGCGCGTCACCGAGACGCTGACCAAGCTGGAACTGGATGGCGATGCGGAGTTTGCGCGCTTGTCCGGAGGCATGAAGCGTCGCGTGCTGCTGGCGCGCTCGCTGGTGTCTTCGCCGGACGTGCTGCTGCTGGACGAGCCGACCAACCATCTGGATATCGAAGCCATCGATTGGCTGGAGTCGTTCCTGAAGAACTGGAACGGCAGCGTGTTGTTCGTCACCCATGACCGGCGCTTCCTGCGTGCATTGGCCACGCGCATCGTCGAAATCGATCGCGGCCAGGTCACCAGCTGGCCCGGCGACTGGGCCAATTACGAGCGCCGTCGCGAAGAGCGGCTCAATGCGCAGGCGCAGGAAAATGCGCGTTTCGACAAAATGCTGGCGCAGGAAGAAATCTGGATCCGGCAGGGCATCAAGGCGCGGCGGACCCGCGACGAAGGCCGTGTGCGGCGTCTGGAATCGATGCGCAACGAACGTGGCCAGCGCCGCGATCTGAGCGGCAATGTGCGCATGGAAGTCTCGCAGGGCGAGTCGTCCGGCAAGAAGGTGATCGAGACCAAGGAGGTCGGCTTCGCGTTCGGCGCACGCACGATGGTCAAGGATTTTTCGACCATCATCCAGCGTGGCGACCGCATCGGTCTGATCGGCCCCAACGGCAGCGGCAAGACCACCTTGCTCAAGCTGTTGCTGGGCGACTTGCAGGCGCAGCAGGGCGAAATCCGCATCGGCACCAATCTGCAGATCGCGTATTTCGATCAGTACCGCTCCACGTTGCGCGAGGACTGGAGTGCGATCGAAAATGTGGCCGAAGGCCGCGATTTCATCGAGATCAACGGCAAGCGCAAGCATGTGCATGCGTACTTGCAGGACTTCTTGTTCACCCCGGAGCGCGCCCGCGCGCCGATCACCCGTCTCTCCGGTGGCGAACGCAATCGCCTGCTGCTGGCGCGGCTGTTTGCGCAGCCGTCCAACCTGCTGGTGATGGACGAACCGACCAACGATCTGGACGTGGAAACGCTGGAACTGCTGGAAGAGCTGCTCGGCGAATACACCGGCACCTTGTTGCTGGTCAGCCATGACCGCGACTTCCTCGACAATGTGGTGACCTCCACGCTGGTGATGGAAGGCGAGGGCTTGGTCGGCGATTACGTTGGTGGTTACAGCGATTCGCTGCGTCAGCGCCGCACCCCGGCGCCCAACGCGATGGCGGTTGCCAAGGCATCGGCGACGGCGGCTGCGACTACGCCAGCGGCGCCTGCCGTCGCACCGGCGGAAGCTGCGCCCAAGCGCAAGCTCAGCTACAAGGATGCGCGCGAACTGGAGCAGTTGCCGGCCTTGATCGACAGCCTGGAGCAGCAGGTCGCAGCGCTCACCAATGCGATGAACGATCCGGCCTTCTATCAGCGCGACAGCGCAGCGATGGCCGCGCATACCGCCGCGCTGGGCGATGCACAGGCGCAGCTGGATGCGGCGTTCGCGCGCTGGAGCGAGCTGGATAGTTGA
- a CDS encoding cold-shock protein, with translation MSERLNGTVKWFNDAKGFGFITPESGPDLFVHFRAIQGTGFKSLQEGQKVSFVAVQGQKGMQADQVQAV, from the coding sequence ATGTCAGAACGTCTAAACGGTACTGTGAAGTGGTTCAACGATGCCAAGGGCTTCGGCTTCATCACCCCGGAAAGCGGCCCGGACCTGTTCGTGCACTTCCGTGCCATCCAGGGCACCGGCTTCAAGTCGCTGCAGGAAGGCCAGAAAGTGAGCTTCGTCGCCGTGCAGGGCCAGAAGGGCATGCAGGCTGACCAGGTGCAGGCGGTCTAA
- the dbpA gene encoding ATP-dependent RNA helicase DbpA — MNEFSALPLSPALAPGIDALGYTVLTPIQAQSLPPILQGLDVIAQAPTGSGKTAAFGLGLLQKLDPALTRAQALVLCPTRELADQVGKQLRKLATGIPNMKLVVLTGGMPLGPQLASLEAHDPQVVVGTPGRIQELARKRALHLGGVRTLVLDEADRMLDMGFEEPIREIASRCDKHRQSLLFSATFPDIIRTLAREILKDPIEITVEGADNAPEIDQQFFEVDPTYRQKAVAGLLLRFNPESSVVFCNTRKEVDEVAGSLQEFGFSALALHGDMEQRDRDEVLVRFVNRSCNVLVASDVAARGLDVEDLAAVVNYELPTDTETYRHRIGRTARAGKRGLALSLVASRETGRAQALEAEQGQPLKWSRAPLATARPAQLPQAAMTTLRIDGGKTDKLRAGDILGALTGEAGLSGAAIGKIAIYPTRSYVAIARAHVAKALAHLHAGKIKGRRFRVSKL; from the coding sequence ATGAACGAATTCTCCGCGCTGCCGCTGTCGCCGGCCCTGGCCCCCGGCATCGACGCCCTTGGCTACACCGTACTCACTCCCATCCAGGCGCAAAGCCTGCCGCCGATCCTGCAGGGGCTGGACGTCATCGCCCAGGCGCCGACCGGTAGCGGCAAGACCGCTGCCTTCGGGCTGGGCCTGCTGCAAAAGCTAGATCCCGCATTGACCCGCGCGCAGGCGCTGGTGCTATGTCCTACCCGCGAGCTGGCCGATCAGGTTGGCAAGCAGCTGCGCAAGCTGGCCACCGGCATTCCGAACATGAAACTGGTGGTACTGACCGGCGGCATGCCGCTGGGCCCGCAACTGGCCTCGCTGGAAGCGCACGACCCGCAAGTGGTGGTCGGCACGCCCGGACGCATCCAGGAACTGGCCCGCAAGCGCGCACTGCATCTGGGTGGCGTGCGTACGCTGGTGCTGGACGAGGCCGACCGCATGCTCGACATGGGCTTCGAAGAACCCATCCGCGAGATTGCCAGCCGCTGCGACAAACACCGTCAGAGCCTGCTGTTTTCGGCCACCTTCCCGGACATCATCCGTACGCTTGCGCGCGAAATCCTGAAGGACCCGATCGAAATCACCGTCGAAGGCGCCGACAACGCGCCGGAAATCGACCAGCAATTCTTCGAGGTCGACCCGACCTATCGACAGAAAGCCGTCGCCGGGCTGCTGCTGCGCTTCAATCCCGAGTCCAGCGTGGTGTTCTGCAATACCCGCAAGGAAGTGGACGAAGTGGCCGGCTCGCTGCAGGAATTCGGCTTCTCTGCGCTGGCCCTGCATGGCGACATGGAACAGCGCGACCGCGATGAAGTGCTGGTGCGCTTCGTCAACCGCAGCTGCAACGTGCTGGTGGCAAGCGATGTGGCCGCCCGCGGGCTGGACGTGGAAGACCTGGCGGCGGTGGTCAATTACGAGCTGCCCACCGATACCGAAACCTACCGCCACCGCATCGGCCGCACCGCGCGCGCGGGCAAGCGCGGGCTTGCTCTCAGCCTGGTGGCCTCACGCGAAACAGGGCGCGCCCAGGCACTGGAAGCCGAACAAGGCCAGCCGCTGAAGTGGTCGCGTGCACCGTTGGCCACCGCGCGCCCGGCACAGCTGCCGCAGGCGGCCATGACCACCTTGCGCATCGACGGCGGCAAGACCGACAAGCTGCGTGCCGGCGACATCCTGGGCGCGTTGACTGGCGAAGCCGGGCTCTCGGGCGCGGCGATCGGCAAGATCGCGATCTACCCCACCCGCTCCTATGTCGCCATCGCCCGCGCACACGTCGCCAAGGCACTGGCGCATCTGCATGCGGGCAAGATCAAGGGACGCCGGTTCCGGGTCAGCAAGCTGTAA
- a CDS encoding alpha/beta hydrolase, whose product MRLHTSRWFRPALLLLGALSLSACSSVFFGGINAASSRTGVIEHRNEVFDPEHGLALDVYQPRGAVDAPVVVFFYGGTWKRGARANYRWVGRSLAREGMVVMVTDYRKYPQVRLDGFMSDAAQATAWSHQHARAYGGDPARLAVMGHSAGAYIAGLLATDRRWLQAQGMQPRQLCGFVGLAGPYDFSPMTDPELIQIFGTSPTEQEASQPIRHVDGDEPPMLLLHGDADHVVEPRNSTVLAAAEQQAGVQAHRIFYPGMGHMRLVLSLRKESQVMRDTLQFLRQCRAP is encoded by the coding sequence ATGCGCTTGCACACTTCCCGCTGGTTTCGCCCTGCCCTTTTGCTACTCGGCGCGTTAAGCCTGAGCGCCTGCAGCAGCGTGTTCTTCGGCGGCATCAACGCTGCATCCAGCCGCACTGGCGTCATCGAACACCGCAACGAGGTCTTCGACCCGGAACACGGCCTGGCGCTGGACGTCTACCAACCGCGCGGCGCCGTCGATGCGCCGGTGGTGGTGTTTTTCTACGGCGGCACCTGGAAGCGTGGCGCCCGCGCCAACTATCGCTGGGTCGGCCGCTCGCTGGCCCGCGAGGGCATGGTGGTGATGGTGACCGACTATCGAAAGTATCCGCAGGTCCGGCTGGACGGCTTCATGAGCGATGCCGCACAGGCCACCGCCTGGAGCCATCAGCACGCACGCGCCTACGGCGGAGACCCTGCCCGCCTGGCGGTGATGGGCCACTCCGCCGGTGCGTACATCGCAGGACTGCTCGCCACCGATCGCCGATGGCTGCAGGCACAGGGCATGCAGCCACGCCAACTCTGCGGTTTCGTCGGCCTCGCAGGCCCTTACGACTTCTCGCCGATGACCGACCCTGAATTGATCCAGATCTTCGGCACTTCACCTACCGAACAGGAAGCCTCGCAACCCATTCGTCATGTGGATGGGGACGAGCCGCCGATGTTGCTGCTGCACGGCGATGCCGACCACGTGGTGGAACCGCGTAACAGCACGGTTCTCGCTGCCGCCGAACAACAGGCGGGGGTCCAGGCGCACCGCATTTTTTATCCAGGAATGGGCCATATGCGTTTGGTGCTGTCACTCCGCAAGGAATCGCAAGTGATGCGCGACACCTTGCAGTTCCTGCGGCAGTGTCGCGCGCCCTGA
- a CDS encoding glutathione S-transferase — protein MITVHHLNNSRSQRVLWLLEELALPYQIVRHERDSKTMLAPAALRAIHPLGKSPLIVDGDLTVAESGAIMEYLTERYDTECALSPSPRPQDSPERMQFRYWMHYAEGSAMPPLLMTLIFARIRSAPMPFFVKPIARAIADKAMSGFVSPQLKLHLDWMEQSLQASNWFAGERFTAADIQMSFPVQAAAARGGGFENYPRLRAFLERIEARPAYQAALKKGGPFELMGRKSPE, from the coding sequence ATGATCACTGTCCACCATCTCAATAATTCCCGTTCCCAGCGTGTGCTGTGGCTGCTGGAAGAACTGGCGCTACCGTACCAGATCGTGCGGCATGAGCGCGATTCCAAGACCATGCTGGCGCCGGCCGCATTGCGTGCGATCCATCCGCTGGGCAAATCGCCCCTGATCGTGGATGGCGATCTGACCGTGGCCGAGTCCGGCGCGATCATGGAGTATCTGACCGAACGCTACGATACCGAATGCGCGCTGTCGCCATCGCCGCGTCCGCAGGATTCGCCGGAGCGCATGCAGTTTCGCTACTGGATGCATTACGCCGAAGGCTCGGCGATGCCGCCGTTGTTGATGACGCTGATCTTCGCGCGCATTCGCAGTGCGCCGATGCCGTTTTTCGTCAAACCCATTGCACGCGCGATTGCGGACAAGGCGATGTCGGGCTTCGTCAGCCCGCAACTCAAGCTGCATCTGGACTGGATGGAGCAGTCGCTGCAGGCCAGCAACTGGTTCGCCGGTGAGCGCTTTACTGCGGCTGACATCCAGATGAGCTTTCCGGTGCAGGCCGCCGCGGCGCGTGGTGGCGGATTTGAAAATTATCCGCGTTTGCGCGCGTTTCTGGAGCGGATCGAAGCGCGTCCGGCGTATCAGGCCGCGCTGAAAAAGGGCGGCCCGTTCGAGCTGATGGGACGCAAATCCCCAGAGTAA
- a CDS encoding YaiI/YqxD family protein has protein sequence MNTPSTPTQAQIWVDADACPAVVRDILFRAAVRTGTAVTLVANHFLPTPRLAHVRAVQVPGGPDAADDAIAERVAAGDLVVTQDIPLAARVLEQGATAISPRGEPFTGNSIKERLSVRSFLEELRGAGVATGGPPALHARDRQAFAAQLDRWLAAQPRA, from the coding sequence ATGAATACGCCGAGTACGCCAACCCAGGCGCAGATCTGGGTCGATGCCGATGCCTGTCCTGCCGTGGTCCGCGACATCTTGTTCAGAGCAGCCGTGCGCACCGGCACCGCAGTGACCCTGGTCGCCAATCATTTCCTGCCCACGCCACGCCTGGCGCATGTGCGCGCCGTCCAGGTGCCGGGCGGACCGGACGCGGCCGATGATGCCATTGCCGAACGGGTTGCCGCCGGCGATCTTGTCGTCACGCAGGACATTCCATTGGCTGCCCGTGTCCTGGAGCAAGGCGCGACCGCCATCAGCCCGCGCGGCGAGCCATTCACCGGCAACTCCATCAAGGAGCGCCTGTCGGTACGCAGCTTTCTGGAAGAACTGCGCGGTGCCGGCGTCGCCACCGGTGGGCCGCCTGCGCTGCATGCACGCGACCGCCAGGCATTTGCTGCGCAACTGGACCGCTGGCTGGCAGCGCAACCGCGCGCCTAG
- a CDS encoding protein adenylyltransferase SelO, with product MTDIQFDNRLRQQLPGDPEEGPRRRDVVAAWSSVSPTPVAAPRLLAYSAEMAQQLGLDEAEIASARFAEVFGGNALSPGMQPWAVNYGGHQFGHWAGQLGDGRAISLGEAIGVDGGRYELQLKGAGPTPYSRGADGRAVLRSSIREFLCSEAMHHLGVPTTRALSLVTTGDAVVRDMFYDGRPQREPGAIVCRVAPSFIRFGNFELPSARGDSALLRQWADFTIARDFPELEGAGENLYAAWFAQVCERTAVMVAHWMRVGFVHGVMNTDNMSILGLTIDYGPYGWVDDYDPDWTPNTTDAQGRRYRFGTQPQVAYWNLGRLAQALAPLFADAAPLQQGLDHFRDTYLGCDRRDTAAKLGLADCRDEDLHLIDALRELMHAGEMDMTLTFRGLIEWSPEHPDPELLREAFYDQDKRLAHAGQLQEWLQRYATRLGQDTLSPDQRRERMRLANPRYVLRNYLAQQAIDLAEQGDPSGVQELLEVMRRPYDDQPGRDAFAARRPEWARDRAGCSMLSCSS from the coding sequence ATGACAGATATCCAGTTCGACAACCGTCTGCGTCAGCAGTTGCCTGGTGATCCGGAAGAAGGGCCGCGTCGCCGGGATGTGGTCGCTGCCTGGTCGTCGGTGTCGCCGACGCCGGTCGCAGCGCCCAGGCTGCTGGCCTATTCCGCCGAGATGGCGCAGCAACTCGGGCTGGACGAGGCCGAGATTGCCAGTGCCCGTTTTGCCGAGGTGTTTGGCGGCAACGCGTTGTCTCCGGGCATGCAGCCGTGGGCGGTCAATTACGGCGGGCACCAGTTCGGGCATTGGGCCGGCCAGCTCGGCGATGGCCGGGCCATTTCGCTGGGCGAGGCGATCGGGGTCGATGGTGGTCGCTACGAATTGCAGCTCAAGGGCGCCGGTCCCACGCCTTACTCACGCGGCGCCGATGGGCGCGCCGTGCTGCGCTCGTCGATTCGTGAATTCCTGTGCAGCGAAGCGATGCACCATCTGGGTGTGCCGACAACGCGCGCACTGAGCCTGGTCACGACCGGCGATGCAGTGGTGCGCGACATGTTTTACGACGGTCGCCCGCAGCGCGAGCCCGGCGCCATCGTATGCCGGGTGGCGCCATCGTTCATTCGCTTCGGCAATTTCGAATTGCCCAGTGCGCGCGGGGATAGCGCGCTGCTGCGGCAGTGGGCGGATTTCACCATTGCACGCGATTTCCCGGAGTTGGAAGGTGCTGGCGAGAATCTGTACGCGGCCTGGTTTGCGCAGGTCTGCGAGCGCACCGCCGTGATGGTGGCGCACTGGATGCGGGTCGGTTTCGTGCATGGGGTGATGAACACCGACAACATGTCGATCCTGGGCCTGACCATCGATTACGGCCCATATGGCTGGGTCGACGACTACGACCCGGACTGGACGCCGAATACCACCGACGCGCAGGGCCGGCGTTACCGCTTCGGCACCCAGCCGCAAGTGGCGTACTGGAACCTGGGACGCCTGGCGCAGGCGCTCGCGCCACTGTTTGCCGATGCGGCGCCGTTGCAGCAGGGGCTGGATCACTTTCGCGATACTTACCTGGGCTGCGACCGCCGCGACACCGCGGCCAAGCTGGGTCTGGCCGATTGTCGCGACGAGGATCTGCACTTGATCGATGCGCTGCGTGAGTTGATGCACGCGGGCGAGATGGACATGACGCTGACATTTCGTGGCCTGATCGAGTGGTCGCCGGAGCATCCCGACCCGGAGCTGCTGCGCGAAGCGTTCTACGACCAGGACAAGCGCCTTGCGCACGCCGGGCAGTTGCAGGAATGGCTGCAACGCTATGCCACACGGCTGGGTCAAGACACGCTGTCGCCGGACCAACGCCGCGAACGCATGCGCCTGGCCAACCCGCGCTACGTGCTGCGCAACTATCTGGCGCAGCAGGCGATCGATCTGGCAGAGCAGGGCGATCCCTCCGGCGTGCAGGAATTGCTCGAGGTCATGCGCCGACCCTACGACGACCAACCGGGCCGCGATGCGTTTGCCGCGCGGCGGCCGGAGTGGGCGCGCGACCGCGCCGGCTGTTCGATGCTGTCGTGCAGTTCCTGA
- a CDS encoding adenine phosphoribosyltransferase, which yields MTDCTRCAGNTSSGPNHWAERIRDIADFPKPGIVFKDITPLLSDGPDFASALDEMAQPWRTTPLDAVLGIEARGFILGAALARELRTGFVPVRKPGKLPGRTLVQEYALEYGTDRIEMHEDALPRGARVLIVDDVLATGGTLRAALGLAAQLQLEIVGAAVLVELLALQGRSKWADDVPLLATLSY from the coding sequence ATGACTGACTGCACCCGCTGCGCCGGCAATACTTCTTCCGGACCCAACCATTGGGCTGAACGGATCCGCGACATCGCCGACTTTCCCAAGCCGGGTATCGTCTTCAAGGACATTACCCCGCTGCTGTCGGACGGCCCGGACTTTGCCTCGGCGCTGGACGAAATGGCGCAGCCCTGGCGCACCACGCCGCTGGACGCGGTCCTGGGCATCGAGGCGCGTGGTTTCATTCTGGGCGCGGCGCTGGCGCGCGAACTGCGCACCGGTTTTGTGCCGGTGCGCAAGCCCGGCAAGCTGCCCGGACGGACGTTGGTCCAGGAATACGCGCTGGAATACGGCACCGATCGCATCGAAATGCACGAGGACGCGTTGCCGCGTGGCGCGCGCGTGTTGATCGTCGACGACGTGCTCGCCACCGGCGGCACGCTGCGCGCGGCGCTGGGGCTTGCTGCACAGCTGCAACTGGAAATCGTCGGTGCGGCGGTGCTGGTCGAGTTGCTGGCGCTGCAGGGCCGCAGCAAGTGGGCCGATGACGTGCCGTTGCTGGCCACGTTGAGCTACTGA
- a CDS encoding ribonuclease domain-containing protein: MRKPALLIVAIVLLVAGLWVVRVMQTPKPQFAPQLNAPIAATAPPEQTPRQQGLPGFLPTEAMATIVLIQRGGPFPHAQDGSVFGNREQRLPERARGYYHEYTVETPGSPDRGARRIVTGGTPPQAWYYSDDHYQSFKSFKGPTPEQAP, encoded by the coding sequence ATGCGCAAGCCCGCTTTGCTGATCGTCGCCATCGTGCTGCTCGTCGCCGGCTTATGGGTCGTGCGCGTGATGCAGACGCCCAAGCCGCAGTTCGCGCCGCAGCTCAACGCGCCGATCGCCGCAACAGCGCCGCCCGAACAGACGCCTCGGCAGCAGGGTCTTCCGGGTTTTCTGCCGACCGAAGCGATGGCCACCATCGTATTGATCCAGCGCGGCGGGCCGTTCCCGCATGCGCAAGACGGCAGCGTATTCGGCAATCGCGAACAACGCCTGCCCGAGCGTGCGCGCGGCTACTACCACGAGTACACCGTGGAGACGCCCGGCAGCCCTGACCGCGGCGCACGCCGCATCGTCACCGGCGGCACGCCGCCGCAAGCGTGGTACTACAGCGACGATCATTACCAGAGCTTCAAATCGTTCAAAGGCCCCACGCCGGAGCAGGCGCCATGA